One genomic window of Argonema galeatum A003/A1 includes the following:
- a CDS encoding J domain-containing protein, with product MNLADCYRLLGLKSGASMAEIKASYRHLARRYHPDVNPTDRQAKDKFIAITEAYQFLLGVVKEVEISQKSSEAQTPPTASDSAKAPPPKTKVTRKEKPPEPEAQLSETEKQLKWQLYEQLQLLLKAQRFPRAIALVEGLAQRLAEDPEVRQWQAITYQRWGRHLVTEGELDKARIYLKKALRTDPHNRSLWSEVERDFRRLEQIY from the coding sequence ATGAACCTGGCAGATTGCTATCGATTACTGGGGCTAAAGTCTGGAGCCTCAATGGCTGAAATTAAGGCTTCTTACCGTCATTTAGCTCGGCGCTATCATCCCGATGTCAACCCGACCGATCGACAAGCGAAGGATAAGTTTATTGCTATTACTGAGGCTTACCAGTTCCTTCTGGGCGTTGTCAAAGAGGTTGAAATTTCCCAGAAGTCGAGCGAAGCCCAGACCCCACCCACCGCCTCTGACTCCGCAAAAGCACCGCCGCCAAAAACAAAGGTGACTCGCAAGGAAAAGCCTCCTGAACCGGAAGCTCAACTATCGGAAACGGAAAAACAACTTAAGTGGCAATTATATGAGCAATTGCAGCTGCTGCTAAAAGCTCAAAGGTTTCCTCGTGCGATCGCTCTAGTAGAAGGTTTAGCACAACGCCTAGCAGAAGACCCAGAAGTCCGTCAGTGGCAGGCTATTACTTATCAGCGCTGGGGCCGTCATTTGGTGACTGAGGGAGAACTGGATAAAGCTAGAATTTATTTAAAAAAAGCATTACGCACTGACCCCCACAATCGTTCTCTTTGGTCTGAAGTTGAAAGAGATTTTCGTCGTCTTGAACAGATTTATTGA